A stretch of Lathyrus oleraceus cultivar Zhongwan6 chromosome 6, CAAS_Psat_ZW6_1.0, whole genome shotgun sequence DNA encodes these proteins:
- the LOC127097253 gene encoding uncharacterized protein LOC127097253 has product MSRIQFLHPQRIKNKMNMCEILTPKRYEVGVASDSPDRNSYCGQASVVMLDDVIASPTETTPSDSCRLPNSDADFRLMEVGMSQRGVEQDFLGSEVESAR; this is encoded by the exons ATGTCAAGAATTCAATTTCTCCATCCACAAAGAATCAAGAACAAAATGAATATGTGCGAAATATTAACACCGAAACGGTACGAGGTCGGGGTTGCGTCTGATTCGCCGGATCGAAATTCGTATTGTGGACAAGCTTCGGTTGTTATGCTTGATGATGTCATCGCATCGCCAACGGAGACGACGCCTTCGGATTCGTGCAGACTTCCAAACTCCGACGCTGACTTCAG GTTAATGGAAGTTGGTATGTCCCAGCGAGGCGTTGAGCAAGACTTTCTCGGATCCGAAGTGGAGTCTGCTAGGTGA